GCCGCAGGGCGCGTTCTACGTGTATGCGAGATGCGACCGCTTCACGAGCGACAGCTTCGCGCTCGCACAGGCGCTGCTCGATGAGGCAGGTGTCGCCGTCACGCCCGGCATCGACTTCGGCGAGCACCGTGCGCGCGAGCATGTGCGCTTCGCGTACACGACATCGCTCGACAATCTGCGCGAGGGCGTACGCCGTCTGCGCGATTTCTCGGCAGGCGCTGACGTCGATTCTTAAGCCGTGTAATCCGGCCACG
The DNA window shown above is from Betaproteobacteria bacterium and carries:
- a CDS encoding aminotransferase class I/II-fold pyridoxal phosphate-dependent enzyme; translated protein: PQGAFYVYARCDRFTSDSFALAQALLDEAGVAVTPGIDFGEHRAREHVRFAYTTSLDNLREGVRRLRDFSAGADVDS